One part of the Pirellulales bacterium genome encodes these proteins:
- a CDS encoding LssY C-terminal domain-containing protein translates to MAIDRIPILRRLLVPYTPRPGDRSFLERAQTQRDGDLEVTVAVLDAIESRKFFGVPMARRGVQPVWLKVVNGDQTPYRLNLLTLDPNYFSPHEAASVNHFSSGKRFLGFGFLALLFWPFLWILPLKLFGAWRGNRRMDTYFQSQAFHLRPIHSGQQSEGFVFTNLDIGSKVVCVRLLGAGGAKEFTFHVAVPGLDLDYLRREFLGLGRPETTVDCDLAELQKRLAAMPRAVTNRRGSREGDPVNLLVAGQFATLLSAFGARWDETELISIATSWKTFRAFLTGWDYRYSPVSSLYLFGRQQDFALQRVRKSINERLHLRLWATPLRFRGQPVWVGQVSRDIGVRFTWRTWNLTTHRIDPDVDEARDYVVEDLLQIGRLELAGYVDGVQACQPSNPRRNLTGDPYFTDGKRAALLVSQAKTQPTFVAWT, encoded by the coding sequence ATGGCCATCGATCGCATTCCCATTCTACGGCGGCTGCTGGTTCCCTATACGCCACGGCCCGGCGATCGTTCGTTCCTCGAGCGTGCCCAAACGCAACGCGACGGCGACCTCGAAGTGACCGTCGCCGTACTCGACGCCATCGAGAGCCGCAAGTTCTTCGGCGTACCGATGGCGCGCCGCGGCGTGCAGCCGGTGTGGCTCAAGGTTGTTAACGGGGATCAGACGCCCTATCGGTTGAACTTGTTGACACTCGACCCCAACTACTTTTCGCCCCACGAGGCCGCCTCGGTGAATCACTTTTCCAGCGGCAAGCGATTCCTCGGCTTTGGCTTCCTCGCGCTGCTGTTTTGGCCGTTCTTGTGGATCTTGCCGCTGAAGCTATTCGGCGCGTGGCGCGGCAATCGTCGGATGGATACGTATTTCCAATCGCAAGCATTTCATTTACGGCCGATCCATTCCGGCCAGCAGTCGGAAGGCTTCGTATTCACCAATCTGGACATCGGCAGCAAAGTCGTCTGCGTGCGATTGCTCGGCGCTGGCGGCGCGAAAGAGTTCACCTTTCACGTCGCCGTGCCGGGCCTCGATCTAGACTACTTGCGTCGTGAGTTTCTTGGCCTGGGTCGTCCCGAAACAACCGTCGATTGCGACCTCGCGGAGCTGCAAAAACGCCTGGCCGCGATGCCGCGCGCCGTGACCAACCGCCGCGGCTCGCGCGAAGGCGATCCAGTGAATCTCCTGGTCGCCGGCCAGTTCGCCACGCTGCTGAGCGCGTTTGGCGCTCGGTGGGATGAAACCGAACTGATTTCGATCGCCACCTCCTGGAAAACTTTTCGAGCATTCTTGACGGGCTGGGATTATCGCTACTCGCCGGTCAGCTCGCTGTACCTTTTCGGCCGCCAACAAGACTTCGCCCTGCAACGAGTTCGCAAATCGATCAACGAGCGACTTCACTTGCGGCTGTGGGCGACGCCGCTGCGCTTTCGAGGTCAGCCTGTCTGGGTCGGTCAAGTCAGCCGCGACATCGGCGTGCGATTCACCTGGCGGACTTGGAACCTTACCACTCATCGCATCGATCCCGACGTCGACGAAGCCCGCGATTATGTGGTCGAAGATCTGCTGCAAATCGGCCGGCTCGAACTGGCCGGTTATGTCGACGGCGTCCAGGCGTGCCAGCCGTCGAATCCGCGCAGGAATCTCACCGGCGATCCCTATTTCACCGACGGCAAACGGGCCGCTCTCTTGGTGTCGCAAGCGAAAACGCAGCCAACCTTCGTCGCCTGGACGTAA